One segment of Sesamum indicum cultivar Zhongzhi No. 13 linkage group LG4, S_indicum_v1.0, whole genome shotgun sequence DNA contains the following:
- the LOC105160289 gene encoding uncharacterized protein LOC105160289: protein MPSFPHLQKFSLSITTLGSSTTATSTATCTTAQFVQFQFGTSRFLSKSIVAVAAASGGYSMNEHQPSVVLDSLRVLQWDQLCDCVASFAGTSLGKQAVKEQLWNLDKAYEDSVRLLEETSAAVEMQKYGAMMEFSGIDVSLVESGIKCARRGFPVSGSEAMALVTLLQFADALQLNVKAAIKDDSDWFRRFMPLSEMIMELVISQPLIKFIEQLVDEDGSVKDSASSNLRHARDQVRFLERKLYQLMESMIRNETKETSTLEICNLDGRWCIKSGARMRPAFEGLLLASDSGVGSVVEPVSAVPLNDELQQARASAAKAEAEVLLKITKKMQVDLDEIENVFSIMIQIDMINARARYSLSFEGSCPDLYLQQDEDGIINDEASGEDKISTVPQLTGNKWTLYLPKAYHPLLLQRHRINLQMAMKDLSNANAEMRRRKQLRGLAKGEEEKNLNSLQMQVATLKQALPVPFDIFIAQNNRVLVITGPNTGGKTICLKTVGLAAMMAKSGLYVLASEPARIPWFDFVLADIGDEQSLSQSLSTFSGHLKQISEIRSLSTSLSLVLLDEVGAGTNPLEGAALGMSLLESFADGGAWLTIATTHHGELKTLKYSNNAFENACMEFDEVNLKPTYRILWGVPGRSNAINIAERLGLPVEILDNARELYGAASAEINEVIVDMERFKQDYHNKIHEAQHYMRLSRKLHQSLLLTRKRLMEHGMEERYRMMQEISGAAASARSITHKKVRESRSVRIQPSKQIKADKDRPNSTSIHLHAPAEKNGISPVTDTACSMDNAKPSITDKKLELPKVGDLVNVPSLNKKATVLKLDLSKEELVVQAGNLKLKLKLADIVT from the exons ATGCCTTCATTCCCACATCTCCAGAAATTTTCTCTCTCGATCACAACTCTCGGCAGTTCTACCACCGCCACCAGCACAGCCACTTGCACCACCGCTCAATTTGTTCAATTTCAGTTCGGTACTTCTCGATTCCTCAGCAAAAGTATAGTGGCAGTAGCAGCAGCTTCCGGCGGCTATAGCATGAATGAACACCAGCCGTCGGTAGTTCTAGACAGTCTTAGAGTTTTGCAGTGGGATCAGCTCTGTGACTGCGTCGCTTCCTTCGCCGGTACTTCACTCGGCAAACAAGCCGTCAAG GAGCAACTATGGAATCTGGATAAAGCATATGAAGATAGCGTAAGGCTACTGGAGGAGACTAGTGCGGCTGTGGAGATGCAGAAATATGGTGCCATGATGGAGTTTTCTGGCATCGATGTTTCTTTG GTGGAATCTGGCATAAAATGTGCTCGCAGGGGATTCCCTGTGAGTGGGAGTGAAGCAATGGCACTCGTAACCCTTCTGCAATTTGCAGATGCATTGCAGTTAAATGTCAAAGCTGCGATAAAGGACGATTCAGATTGGTTTAGGAGGTTTATGCCTCTATCAGAAATG ATTATGGAATTAGTTATAAGTCAGcctttgattaaatttatagaaCAATTGGTAGATGAAGATGGCTCAGTAAAAGATTCAGCG AGTTCAAACTTGAGACATGCGCGTGATCAAGTTCGTTTTCTTGAGAGAAAG TTGTACCAGTTGATGGAAAGCATGATCAgaaatgaaacaaaagaaacatcaACTCTG GAAATATGTAATCTTGATGGCAGATGGTGCATAAAGTCGGGCGCTAGGATGCGCCCAGCTTTTGAGGGACTGTTGCTGGCAAG TGATTCAGGTGTAGGAAGCGTTGTTGAACCAGTCTCTGCTGTTCCACTAAATGATGAGCTGCAACAAGCAAGAGCATCTGCAGCAAAGGCTGAAGCTGAGGTGCTCTTAAAGATTACCAAGAAG ATGCAAGTGGatcttgatgaaattgaaaatgtgtTCAGCATCATGATTCAGATAGACATG ATCAATGCTAGAGCACGATATAGTCTTTCCTTTGAGGGTTCATGTCCGGATCTGTATTTACAACAAGATGAAGATGGCATTATTAACGATGAAGCTTCTGGAGAGGACAAAATCTCAACAGTACCACAACTGACTGGGAATAAGTGGACTTTATATTTGCCTAAAGCTTATCATCCATTATTGCTTCAACGGCATCGTATAAATCTGCAAATGGCCATGAAGGATCTCAGTAATGCGAATGCT GAAATGAGGAGGAGAAAACAGCTACGAGGACTTGCAAAgggggaagaagaaaaaaatttgaactcatTGCAAATGCag GTTGCTACGCTGAAACAAGCTCTTCCAGTCCCTTTTGACATATTTATTGCACAGAATAATAGAGTTCTTGTTATAACTGGCCCTAATACTGGAGGCAAAACCATTTGCCTGAAGACAGTTGGGTTGGCTGCTATGATGGCAAAATCAG GTCTATATGTCTTGGCTTCAGAACCAGCAAGGATTCCCTGGTTTGATTTTGTACTTGCTGATATTGGCGATGAGCAATCTCTATCTCAATCGCTGTCCACCTTTTCTGGCCATCTGAAACAAATTAGT GAAATCAGGTCCCTGTCAACTAGTCTGTCATTGGTACTCTTGGATGAG GTAGGTGCTGGAACAAATCCATTAGAAGGAGCTGCCCTGGGAATGTCATTGCTGGAGTCTTTTGCTGATGGTGGTGCCTGGTTGACAATAGCAACTACACATCATGGAGAACTCAAAACTCTCAAATACAG CAACAATGCCTTTGAAAATGCTTGTATGGAGTTTGATGAAGTGAACTTGAAGCCTACCTACAGGATCCTTTGGGGAGTACCAG GACGTTCAAATGCAATCAATATCGCTGAGAGGCTTGGACTGCCTGttgaaattttggataatGCGCGTGAACTATATGGAGCAGCTAGCGCGGAAATCAACGAG GTGATAGTTGATATGGAGAGATTTAAGCAGGATTATCATAATAAGATCCATGAGGCTCAGCACTACATGAG GCTCTCCAGGAAACTTCACCAGAGTCTACTCTTGACCAGAAAGAGATTGATGGAACATGGCATGGAGGAAAGATACAGGATGATGCAAGAAATATCCGGAGCAGCAGCCTCAGCACGTTCCATCACTCATAAGAAAGTGCGGGAATCTCGATCAGTTCGTATTCAACCATCCAAGCAAATAAAAGCAGATAAGGATAGGCCGAATTCGACATCCATTCATCTACATGCTCCTGCagaaaaaaatggaatttCTCCAGTGACTGACACTGCATGCTCCATGGATAATGCCAAGCCATCAATTACAG ATAAGAAGCTTGAACTTCCAAAGGTTGGGGACCTGGTGAATGTGCCTTCTCTGAATAAGAAAGCAACAGTTTTGAAGTTGGATCTATCCAAAGAAGAACTAGTAGTTCAAGCTGGTAACTTGAAGTTGAAGTTAAAACTGGCTGATATTGTGACCTGA